A single window of Paenibacillus sp. SYP-B4298 DNA harbors:
- a CDS encoding leucyl aminopeptidase, with the protein MNRVTTFTYTDSISQTKADLIVVFVTPSDLKQAGVDTAPLVHPAVDAALYDSYARSLFAAKPQEVQLIPTLGLVDAPYVAYIGLEPSPLSASSLREAAAAAARTAARLKAEQVQIRVRQDIADGPGGLEPQQAAQVLTEGFLLAQYRRRSLSREAKPAHQALAVEWVLTPSDAGDVSSQWETGIRRGKHFAEATCYARDLTNLPGNQLTPEGLAEEAERLAERLELEIEVLDEWSAAEQGMGGLLAVGQGSINPPRMIILHYKGNEQSDETWGLIGKGITFDTGGISLKKAEGMEEMISDMGGAAAVLGAMQIIGELKPQINVVAVIPSAENMPSDRAVKPGDIITTMSGRTIEMINTDAEGRVVLADGLTAAIRRGATKLIDVATLTGAVMVALGNVATGAICNDETLVQQVIKAGHRAGEPIWPLPNYPEYRKQLHSDVADLKNTGGRLAGTITGGLFIGAFAEEKPWVHLDIGGTAWLEKERGVHTKGATGVMVRTLAELLL; encoded by the coding sequence GTGACTACTTTTACATATACCGATTCCATCAGCCAGACCAAGGCTGATCTGATTGTCGTCTTCGTAACGCCGTCCGATCTCAAGCAGGCTGGCGTTGATACAGCACCGCTCGTCCATCCGGCAGTTGACGCGGCACTGTATGACAGCTATGCGCGTTCGCTGTTCGCTGCCAAGCCGCAGGAGGTGCAACTGATTCCGACATTAGGGCTTGTAGATGCGCCCTATGTCGCTTATATCGGCCTGGAGCCATCACCGCTCTCCGCAAGCTCATTGCGTGAGGCTGCCGCTGCTGCGGCTCGCACCGCTGCGCGCCTCAAGGCCGAGCAGGTGCAGATTCGGGTGCGTCAGGATATTGCGGACGGCCCAGGCGGCTTGGAGCCGCAGCAGGCGGCACAGGTGCTGACGGAGGGCTTTCTGCTGGCGCAATATCGGCGCAGGTCGCTAAGCCGTGAAGCGAAGCCTGCACATCAGGCGCTCGCGGTAGAGTGGGTGCTGACACCGTCAGATGCTGGCGATGTGAGCAGCCAATGGGAGACTGGCATTCGTCGCGGCAAGCATTTCGCTGAGGCTACCTGCTACGCACGGGACTTGACCAATCTTCCCGGCAATCAACTGACACCGGAGGGGCTGGCGGAGGAGGCTGAACGTCTGGCTGAGCGTCTCGAGCTGGAGATTGAGGTGCTGGACGAGTGGTCGGCCGCTGAGCAAGGCATGGGCGGTCTGCTGGCAGTCGGACAGGGCAGCATCAACCCGCCGCGGATGATTATACTGCATTACAAGGGCAACGAGCAGAGTGACGAAACCTGGGGATTGATCGGCAAGGGCATCACCTTCGATACAGGCGGCATCTCGCTCAAGAAGGCAGAGGGCATGGAGGAGATGATCTCCGATATGGGCGGCGCGGCTGCAGTGCTGGGCGCGATGCAGATTATCGGCGAGCTGAAGCCGCAGATCAATGTCGTGGCCGTCATTCCGTCGGCAGAGAATATGCCTTCGGATCGAGCGGTCAAGCCAGGCGACATCATTACAACCATGAGCGGCCGCACGATCGAGATGATCAATACCGATGCCGAGGGGCGGGTTGTGCTTGCAGATGGACTGACCGCTGCGATCAGACGCGGCGCGACGAAGCTGATCGATGTTGCGACGTTGACAGGAGCGGTCATGGTGGCGCTCGGCAATGTAGCGACCGGGGCCATCTGCAACGACGAGACGTTGGTACAACAGGTGATCAAGGCCGGCCATCGCGCAGGCGAGCCGATCTGGCCGCTGCCGAATTACCCGGAATATCGCAAGCAGTTGCATAGCGACGTTGCGGATCTGAAGAATACCGGAGGCAGATTGGCAGGGACGATCACTGGCGGCTTGTTCATCGGCGCCTTCGCTGAGGAGAAGCCGTGGGTTCATCTGGATATTGGCGGCACGGCCTGGCTGGAGAAGGAGCGCGGTGTTCACACGAAGGGAGCCACCGGCGTCATGGTGCGAACCTTGGCAGAGCTGCTGCTGTAG
- a CDS encoding MFS transporter, whose amino-acid sequence MNIWQRMTAAPGRRPSTEQRRNLRIIVVEGIPATIIANLLGGPILTAYLLYLGASSAEVGLVMALPPLANLVQIMVAYYMQRFDNRRLLLFYFGSSHRLLWVATGFIPFVVADSYQIGVFIVLYALSFIMASSSGVFWSSLVADIVPSLVRGRYFGIRNMILWAAASLSLIIGGQILESMKEGTGFVVLYAISAVCMVWNAVELWRYPNPPFQKSGETGKAGLFLKPLRDRAYIKATLFISLFILIQNIVVPLFSYVMLDVMKISYMQVTAITSVQMIVMMISYYYWGNLNARFATKTLMLWCLPIIGAACVLWAGLELLPALLVLTLVHILLGIGLGGYNLLAFNFMIGDTPKADRPMYVAMFSALTGITGFIGPLIGGMIYKKLETWPLWVASYGVSTAAGVLLLVLALLLGPVILKAPRRNADAMEGQQPLG is encoded by the coding sequence ATGAACATATGGCAGCGTATGACAGCCGCTCCTGGCAGACGGCCCTCTACCGAGCAGCGCAGAAATTTGCGCATCATCGTAGTAGAGGGCATACCGGCAACGATTATCGCCAACCTGCTTGGCGGCCCGATTCTAACCGCTTATCTGCTCTATTTGGGGGCGAGCTCTGCGGAGGTAGGGCTTGTGATGGCTCTACCTCCACTGGCGAATCTGGTTCAGATTATGGTGGCGTATTATATGCAGCGCTTCGATAACCGGAGGCTGCTGCTGTTCTACTTCGGCAGCAGCCATCGGTTGCTATGGGTAGCTACTGGCTTTATCCCGTTTGTCGTTGCGGACAGCTACCAGATTGGCGTGTTTATTGTACTGTACGCGCTTTCCTTTATTATGGCTTCTTCATCGGGTGTATTTTGGTCATCGCTCGTAGCCGACATTGTTCCTTCACTGGTAAGAGGACGATACTTTGGCATTCGCAATATGATCTTGTGGGCAGCGGCGAGCCTGTCGCTCATCATCGGTGGTCAAATTCTGGAATCGATGAAGGAGGGGACAGGCTTTGTCGTCCTGTATGCGATCAGCGCTGTCTGCATGGTGTGGAATGCTGTCGAGCTGTGGCGCTATCCTAACCCTCCATTTCAAAAGTCGGGCGAGACGGGCAAGGCCGGGCTGTTCCTCAAGCCCCTGCGCGACAGAGCGTATATTAAGGCCACGCTATTTATTTCGCTGTTCATCCTGATTCAAAATATCGTTGTGCCGCTATTCTCTTACGTCATGCTCGATGTGATGAAGATTAGCTACATGCAAGTGACAGCTATAACATCGGTGCAGATGATTGTGATGATGATCAGCTACTATTATTGGGGCAATCTGAATGCAAGGTTTGCGACGAAGACGCTGATGCTGTGGTGTCTGCCGATCATCGGAGCAGCTTGTGTGCTGTGGGCGGGTCTGGAGCTTCTCCCTGCGCTTCTGGTACTGACATTGGTTCATATTTTGCTTGGGATCGGGCTGGGAGGGTACAATCTGCTGGCCTTCAACTTCATGATTGGCGATACCCCGAAGGCGGATCGTCCGATGTATGTGGCCATGTTCTCGGCGCTGACCGGTATTACCGGCTTCATCGGCCCGCTGATCGGCGGCATGATCTATAAGAAGCTGGAGACATGGCCGTTATGGGTGGCCAGCTATGGCGTATCTACTGCGGCTGGTGTGCTGCTGCTCGTACTCGCTTTGCTGCTGGGGCCTGTGATCTTGAAGGCTCCACGTCGCAATGCGGATGCCATGGAGGGCCAGCAGCCGCTTGGCTAG
- a CDS encoding C40 family peptidase, with protein MNLTSRKIGKYIAGITLSLTVAFSGSTLIAPKQVEAATASASSTASKVISVGKRYLGTPYVFGASAGQTRSFDCSSFTQYVYKQVGISLPRSSKSQSKSGRFVSKSQLQPGDLIFSDTNRDGSINHVSIYMGNNKILHTYRKGIGVTISTFKGSTWDKTYVTARRVM; from the coding sequence ATGAATTTAACATCCAGAAAGATCGGCAAATACATTGCAGGCATTACGTTAAGTCTGACCGTTGCCTTCAGTGGCAGCACACTCATCGCTCCTAAGCAGGTAGAGGCCGCTACCGCATCGGCATCGTCCACAGCCAGCAAGGTGATTTCCGTAGGCAAGCGCTATCTTGGCACCCCTTATGTTTTTGGTGCTTCGGCAGGACAGACAAGATCCTTTGATTGCTCTTCGTTTACTCAATATGTGTACAAGCAGGTTGGCATCTCGCTTCCGCGTTCATCCAAATCGCAGTCCAAGTCTGGACGCTTCGTCTCCAAGAGCCAGCTACAGCCTGGCGATCTTATCTTCTCCGATACCAATCGTGATGGCAGCATTAATCACGTCTCCATCTATATGGGCAACAACAAGATACTTCACACGTATCGCAAGGGCATAGGGGTGACCATCTCTACATTCAAAGGAAGCACCTGGGATAAAACCTACGTCACCGCTCGTCGTGTAATGTAA
- a CDS encoding methyl-accepting chemotaxis protein gives MSKNKDRIRISVRQKIMIFLCIAITAMGVAYGVQTVMFSRYISQYNGVLDSITLVNALSGELDTRLSDEVYSMAIGKKTVEDGEHHKLVDAIQDRLQQLEKGEHDEQVLSGLDSLRRITQGLEEQMVVFEQALATGSSYDDSLKTVDTVEEIMALMREETQNTLYWKLKDSQQLQQQVSTAFRSNTSITMTLFVILLLVMLLGGWLLSTRMSTAIKQLSSKASLAASGDLTGGAVTGSSRDEIGTLSQSFNNMFDHLKSVIIRVRDANQQAAHVTSDISSHATNNRRAGADIVKASQEIAVALAEQFEAVHGAAQDMQHMTQAVEGLRSNSERISRSSDQALDMAKNGTAYSDELMQGIQRVSQSFEQASAQTERLSTLAGEMLEMSREIRRLSVTTGILALNVGIAAARSKDGEQSFKVLAGEINQLARQSQRLASHIEEHTGAAGLLVSDVQRQMKESEHKLHQASGKAKDTRDYFYAIVQSNVAIHGELGTIHQQISGISSGLQEFQGVIHRLEGRSDQIRMEAHTIHSMVQEQSVSLEGMLSSSDHLMYAVRGMADEVNRFEV, from the coding sequence ATGAGTAAGAATAAGGACAGAATTCGAATATCTGTTCGTCAAAAAATTATGATCTTTCTATGCATTGCGATTACTGCAATGGGAGTTGCTTACGGCGTTCAGACCGTCATGTTCTCAAGATACATCTCCCAATACAATGGGGTGCTGGATAGCATCACACTCGTTAATGCGCTCAGCGGCGAGCTGGATACACGTCTAAGCGACGAGGTCTACAGTATGGCCATCGGCAAGAAGACGGTGGAGGATGGAGAGCATCACAAGCTGGTGGATGCGATCCAGGATCGACTGCAGCAGCTAGAGAAGGGAGAGCATGATGAGCAGGTTCTCAGCGGGCTGGACTCATTAAGACGAATTACACAGGGGCTGGAGGAGCAAATGGTTGTGTTCGAGCAGGCGCTCGCAACTGGAAGCAGCTATGACGACAGTCTGAAAACGGTAGATACCGTTGAAGAAATTATGGCGCTAATGCGCGAGGAGACGCAAAATACATTGTATTGGAAGCTGAAGGACAGCCAGCAGCTACAGCAGCAGGTCAGCACTGCCTTTCGCAGCAATACATCGATAACGATGACGTTATTCGTTATATTGCTGCTTGTGATGCTGCTTGGAGGATGGCTCCTCTCAACACGTATGTCTACCGCCATCAAGCAATTGAGCAGCAAGGCCTCTCTAGCAGCCTCGGGCGATCTGACGGGCGGTGCAGTGACGGGCAGCAGCAGGGATGAGATCGGAACGCTGTCCCAATCCTTTAATAATATGTTTGATCATCTGAAGTCGGTTATTATCCGGGTACGGGATGCCAATCAGCAGGCGGCGCATGTCACATCGGATATTAGCAGCCATGCTACAAATAATCGGCGTGCGGGGGCAGACATCGTGAAGGCCTCTCAAGAGATTGCCGTGGCGCTGGCTGAGCAATTCGAGGCGGTTCATGGCGCTGCACAGGATATGCAGCATATGACCCAAGCCGTAGAAGGGCTGAGGAGCAACTCAGAGCGCATCTCCCGAAGCTCCGACCAGGCTCTGGACATGGCCAAGAACGGAACGGCTTACTCGGATGAGCTCATGCAGGGCATTCAGCGGGTATCCCAGTCCTTTGAACAGGCTTCTGCACAAACAGAGCGGCTAAGTACACTGGCAGGGGAGATGCTGGAGATGTCGCGCGAGATTCGCAGGCTGTCGGTGACGACGGGCATTCTGGCGCTCAACGTAGGCATAGCCGCCGCCCGCAGTAAGGATGGTGAACAGAGCTTCAAGGTACTGGCAGGGGAGATCAATCAGTTGGCTCGACAGTCCCAACGGCTGGCCTCTCATATAGAGGAGCATACCGGAGCTGCAGGGCTGCTGGTGAGTGATGTACAGCGCCAGATGAAAGAGAGTGAACACAAGCTGCATCAGGCATCAGGCAAAGCGAAGGATACGCGAGATTACTTCTATGCCATCGTCCAATCTAACGTCGCTATCCATGGCGAGCTGGGCACGATCCATCAGCAGATCTCCGGCATCTCATCAGGGCTGCAGGAATTCCAGGGCGTCATCCACAGGCTGGAGGGGCGTTCGGATCAGATTCGGATGGAGGCTCATACGATTCACAGCATGGTACAGGAGCAGAGCGTATCGTTGGAGGGCATGCTGTCCTCGTCGGATCATCTGATGTATGCGGTTCGGGGGATGGCCGATGAGGTCAATCGCTTTGAAGTCTAG
- a CDS encoding FadR/GntR family transcriptional regulator — MNPHQDRPLKSSDWVMQSIKRQIEEGILKEGDKLASVVELARQYKVGQSTIREALTSLKTIGLLDVRQGSGTYVQAAAERYVHPYAASPESWLHRANSIKHILEVRRVLETGCAQLACHNRSESDLRRLHLLLEEMELHLDNETRSEQTDIQLHEAIAEATHNPILIDFMASLSEQFHDTMRDTRALWFYAQRSSAERLLSEHQAIVRAIAQRDAAEAASLMEQHISKVEQVLSEQAPLSPMTE; from the coding sequence ATGAATCCGCATCAGGATCGACCACTCAAAAGCTCGGATTGGGTCATGCAGAGCATCAAGAGACAGATTGAGGAAGGGATATTGAAGGAGGGAGACAAGCTCGCCTCCGTTGTCGAGCTGGCCAGGCAGTATAAAGTAGGCCAATCGACGATTCGCGAGGCGCTCACCTCGCTGAAGACGATCGGCCTGCTGGATGTCCGCCAAGGCAGCGGCACCTATGTCCAGGCCGCTGCTGAGCGCTATGTCCATCCGTATGCCGCCTCCCCGGAGTCGTGGCTTCACCGAGCCAACTCCATCAAGCATATACTGGAGGTGCGACGGGTGCTGGAGACAGGCTGCGCCCAGCTCGCTTGCCACAACCGGAGCGAATCCGATCTAAGACGACTGCACCTCCTCCTTGAAGAGATGGAGCTCCATCTGGATAATGAGACGCGCAGCGAGCAGACGGACATCCAATTGCATGAAGCGATCGCTGAGGCCACTCACAATCCGATACTGATCGACTTTATGGCGTCGCTGTCTGAACAGTTCCATGATACGATGCGCGATACACGCGCCCTATGGTTCTATGCTCAGCGCTCATCCGCTGAGCGCCTGCTAAGCGAGCATCAGGCTATCGTCCGTGCGATTGCACAGCGCGACGCGGCGGAAGCGGCTTCTCTAATGGAACAGCACATATCGAAAGTAGAGCAGGTGCTGAGCGAGCAGGCGCCGCTGTCCCCCATGACGGAGTAA
- a CDS encoding Ger(x)C family spore germination protein: protein MKMKGCHAMRRGLAQVGRLALLPVLCSLLLSGCWDRIEVNDLAIVLATGIDYADNKVQLTAQFFIPRKAGTGSGGSGSLEGSPSGVTMTRTAEGITIAEALNRLQRKVSRNVFWGHCEVLVISKAAGKHGLREFIDFLLRYPQFREHAYVFSAGEDAKSLLELLPPLERSSAESLREMGNLKLGTRITVLELAQSIEGPSRSVILTQLLRLPPEPGQNQYASDPFVRGLSLYKNDRYIKTIDEPLTIGVLMLANELNNIIMPTEVEDYKGGVSIRPINMRATMNPQITGGKWKMKIHIESEGEVVLNTTDMTLSDAKFRKVLEKAWEKKLEGYAQMALHMAQKQLKTDFFKFAVEFRRHYPKQWLQNKANWEQIFPQVETEISVRTVIVRTGKSTEPQGIPDQEDS, encoded by the coding sequence ATGAAGATGAAGGGGTGCCATGCAATGCGCCGCGGGTTAGCCCAGGTCGGAAGGCTCGCCCTGCTCCCGGTGCTCTGCAGCCTGCTGCTCTCGGGATGCTGGGACAGGATTGAAGTGAACGATCTGGCGATCGTCCTGGCCACCGGCATCGACTATGCCGACAATAAGGTGCAGCTTACTGCGCAGTTCTTCATCCCGCGCAAGGCAGGCACTGGCTCTGGAGGCAGCGGAAGCCTCGAGGGGAGTCCGAGCGGAGTGACGATGACGCGAACCGCGGAGGGCATTACGATCGCTGAAGCCTTGAACCGACTGCAGCGAAAGGTATCTCGCAATGTGTTCTGGGGACATTGTGAAGTGCTCGTCATCAGCAAAGCCGCCGGCAAGCACGGCTTGCGCGAGTTTATCGACTTCTTGCTTCGTTATCCCCAATTCCGCGAGCACGCCTATGTGTTCTCTGCTGGAGAGGATGCCAAGTCACTCCTGGAGCTGCTCCCTCCTCTGGAGCGGAGCTCCGCGGAATCGCTGCGAGAGATGGGCAATCTGAAGCTGGGCACCCGCATCACTGTCCTGGAGCTGGCGCAATCCATTGAGGGGCCTTCTCGCTCTGTCATATTGACCCAGTTGCTTCGGCTTCCTCCCGAACCCGGACAGAACCAATACGCCAGCGATCCTTTTGTTCGAGGACTGAGCTTGTACAAAAATGATCGGTACATCAAAACGATCGATGAGCCCCTAACGATTGGGGTGCTAATGCTTGCCAATGAATTAAATAATATTATTATGCCGACAGAGGTGGAGGACTACAAGGGCGGCGTCTCCATCCGCCCCATCAATATGCGGGCAACGATGAACCCGCAGATTACAGGCGGCAAGTGGAAGATGAAGATTCATATTGAGTCAGAGGGCGAGGTCGTGCTTAATACGACAGACATGACCCTGTCGGATGCGAAGTTCAGGAAGGTTCTAGAGAAAGCCTGGGAGAAGAAATTGGAGGGCTACGCTCAAATGGCGCTTCATATGGCGCAAAAGCAGCTAAAAACCGACTTCTTCAAGTTCGCCGTTGAATTCCGCAGACACTATCCAAAGCAATGGCTGCAGAATAAGGCCAACTGGGAGCAGATTTTTCCTCAGGTGGAGACGGAGATCAGCGTGAGAACAGTCATCGTCCGCACTGGCAAATCTACCGAGCCACAGGGCATTCCGGATCAGGAGGACAGCTAA
- a CDS encoding GerAB/ArcD/ProY family transporter, producing the protein MLIEQGKISAIQLACMIFPTILATSILSVPSMTMHYAGHDMWLSPIWGALVGLSAIGISLGLNRLYPGMTIIQSSIQIAGWLPGKLIGLAFLLYLPHLIGMILREYGEFISSSALPRTPMFIIMGTMIAVCAINVRLGIEVIGRTSQVFVPILILLLSLTFLLLTGELHIGELLPFMEKGLLPTLKGAIGPSAWLSEYIVLAFLLPYVTNKKKQHMTRIMLWSLGITTATMVISNMFCLMLIGDLTDSFAFPVMIAARYITIADFLQHIEAVIIAVWILGIFVKISVFLYILVVSASEVFGLQSYRPLVAPIAFLCLVYSYWVVSGQPDVSKALGASGNVYTMMFLLVLPAVIYLVALIKQAWGQNNKKRRPA; encoded by the coding sequence ATGTTAATCGAGCAAGGCAAAATTTCCGCCATACAACTGGCCTGCATGATCTTTCCGACCATTCTTGCAACCTCTATCTTGTCTGTGCCGAGCATGACCATGCACTATGCCGGTCATGACATGTGGCTCTCCCCGATCTGGGGTGCATTGGTCGGACTGAGTGCAATCGGCATCTCCCTAGGACTGAATCGGCTATATCCCGGCATGACAATCATTCAATCCAGTATACAGATTGCCGGTTGGCTGCCTGGCAAGCTGATCGGTCTGGCCTTTCTGCTCTATCTGCCGCATCTGATCGGCATGATTCTCCGTGAGTATGGAGAATTTATCTCGAGCAGTGCATTGCCACGAACTCCGATGTTTATCATTATGGGTACGATGATTGCTGTATGTGCGATTAATGTAAGGCTAGGCATCGAGGTCATAGGCCGCACCTCTCAGGTCTTCGTCCCGATCCTCATCCTACTGCTATCTCTGACCTTTCTGCTGCTGACTGGGGAACTTCACATCGGGGAGCTTCTCCCTTTCATGGAAAAGGGACTACTGCCTACACTGAAGGGGGCCATCGGGCCCAGTGCCTGGTTAAGCGAGTATATTGTGCTGGCCTTCCTGCTGCCTTACGTCACCAATAAGAAAAAGCAGCACATGACTCGAATCATGCTATGGTCGCTGGGCATCACAACCGCTACGATGGTGATATCCAATATGTTCTGTCTGATGCTGATTGGCGATCTGACCGACAGCTTTGCCTTCCCGGTTATGATTGCGGCTCGTTACATCACCATTGCGGACTTCCTCCAACATATCGAGGCCGTCATTATTGCAGTCTGGATACTGGGCATCTTCGTGAAAATATCTGTGTTTCTATACATTTTGGTCGTCTCTGCCTCCGAGGTGTTTGGCCTGCAGAGCTATAGACCGCTCGTTGCTCCCATTGCATTCTTGTGCCTGGTCTATTCCTATTGGGTCGTCTCCGGGCAGCCGGATGTATCGAAAGCGCTGGGCGCATCAGGCAATGTGTATACGATGATGTTTCTTCTCGTCCTGCCGGCTGTCATCTACCTCGTGGCATTGATCAAGCAAGCATGGGGACAGAACAATAAGAAGAGGAGGCCTGCATGA
- a CDS encoding spore germination protein — MSTQDSAQDSVQDSVQDTAEDTAQDTEQAQQDEPLTGLLDADMKALHMIFAGCSDIIFHPFQLKQGAHAICIYCSGLCDTERLERQVLAPLQEIPGNYPPGIHQQESNERAASSARHLPAADNGNRTFLPATLKEAQPLASRQVPLSSKQEVKTRSEVVEAVLNGMAVLLLDGKTSAEAYPLHKTPSRAVEEPGAESTVRGAREGFTEALSVNLSLLRKRLKTPALKLDKLTIGEFTSTHVVLAYVDGVIDPALVEEAKKRLDKLQMRAVLESQYIEEGIVDQRFSPFPQMLASERPDVIASNLLEGRFALLVEGTPFCLVAPITLFSMLQSPEDYYQNVYMSVFVRWLRYFFYVLSLLLPSAYVAITTFHQEMIPTVLLLSIARAREEIPFPALVEALIMELSFEALREAGVRLPKQVGAAVSIVGALIIGQAATSAGIVSAPMVIIVAMTGIASFMIPRYAAGIVSRLLRFPMMLLAGTLGLTGVMLGIILIVIHLCSLRSFGIPYLSPAAPLSSVRLKDVWWRMPPWNKTR; from the coding sequence ATGAGCACACAAGATTCAGCGCAAGATTCAGTGCAAGATTCAGTGCAGGACACAGCAGAAGACACAGCACAAGACACAGAACAGGCACAGCAGGACGAACCCTTAACAGGTCTGCTTGATGCCGACATGAAAGCACTGCACATGATCTTCGCGGGCTGCTCGGATATTATATTCCACCCCTTCCAGCTCAAGCAGGGAGCGCATGCTATCTGCATCTATTGCTCTGGGCTGTGCGATACCGAGCGCCTGGAACGACAGGTGCTTGCTCCGTTACAAGAGATACCAGGCAACTACCCGCCTGGCATCCATCAGCAGGAGAGCAATGAACGGGCAGCATCATCTGCACGTCATCTTCCTGCTGCTGATAACGGCAACAGAACATTCCTGCCCGCTACCCTCAAGGAGGCTCAGCCGCTGGCCTCCCGCCAGGTGCCGCTCTCCTCGAAGCAGGAGGTTAAGACCCGATCCGAGGTAGTCGAAGCCGTGCTGAATGGTATGGCCGTGCTGCTTCTGGACGGCAAGACCAGCGCGGAAGCCTATCCGCTGCACAAGACGCCCAGCCGGGCGGTCGAGGAGCCAGGCGCGGAATCGACGGTACGCGGTGCACGGGAGGGCTTCACTGAGGCCCTGTCCGTGAATCTGTCGCTCTTGCGCAAGCGGTTGAAGACCCCCGCTTTGAAGCTGGACAAGCTGACCATTGGCGAGTTCACCAGCACTCATGTCGTCCTGGCTTATGTTGATGGCGTTATCGATCCCGCCCTGGTGGAGGAAGCCAAGAAGCGTCTGGACAAGCTGCAGATGCGCGCTGTTCTGGAGAGCCAATATATCGAGGAGGGCATTGTGGATCAGCGCTTCTCGCCTTTCCCGCAGATGCTGGCCTCTGAGCGACCCGATGTCATTGCCTCGAATCTGTTAGAGGGACGGTTCGCGCTGCTTGTTGAAGGCACACCATTTTGCCTGGTCGCCCCGATCACGCTGTTTTCCATGCTCCAGTCGCCAGAGGATTATTATCAGAATGTATATATGAGCGTATTTGTACGCTGGCTGCGATACTTTTTTTATGTCCTGTCGCTGTTGCTGCCGTCCGCTTATGTAGCGATTACGACCTTTCATCAGGAGATGATACCCACAGTGCTGCTGCTCAGCATCGCCAGAGCCCGGGAGGAGATTCCCTTCCCGGCGCTTGTGGAGGCGCTCATCATGGAGCTGTCCTTCGAAGCGTTGCGCGAGGCAGGTGTACGGCTTCCGAAGCAAGTCGGCGCTGCGGTTAGCATCGTCGGCGCACTCATTATCGGACAGGCCGCTACCTCTGCCGGCATCGTCTCCGCTCCGATGGTTATTATCGTCGCTATGACAGGCATCGCTTCTTTCATGATTCCCCGCTATGCGGCAGGCATTGTCTCCCGGCTGCTGCGCTTCCCGATGATGCTGCTGGCTGGCACATTGGGGCTGACCGGCGTTATGCTGGGCATTATTCTCATCGTCATCCATCTGTGCAGTCTTCGTTCCTTCGGTATCCCTTATCTGTCTCCGGCTGCACCGCTCTCCAGTGTACGGCTCAAGGACGTATGGTGGCGCATGCCGCCTTGGAACAAGACTCGGTAG